A region from the Benincasa hispida cultivar B227 chromosome 12, ASM972705v1, whole genome shotgun sequence genome encodes:
- the LOC120067436 gene encoding uncharacterized protein LOC120067436, with protein sequence MLESLPKSLPLRRETDHKIELLLEVKSPAKNAYRMASPKLAELRKKLDELLDARFIRPKKAPYGAPVLFQKKKDRSLQLCIDYRLRTSSQFAISTPFLSSQTFLIGSTVPDISQNWICGRDGHIIAYETRKLNDAEQRYAASEKEILAVVHYLRAWSLYLLEAKFVVKTDNNSICHFFNQPKLSSKQARWQECLTEFDFQFEHRPGKCNQAANALSRKSEHTALCMFAHLKASTLNGTVRETVKTHLANDTSV encoded by the exons ATGCTCGAGAGCTTGCCCAAGTCCTTACCTCTACGAAGGGAGACTGATCATAAGATCGAGCTGTTACTGGAGGTGAAGTCGCCTGCCAAGAATGCATATCGTATGGCCTCGCCAAAGTTGGCCGAACTCCGGAAGAAATTAGATGAACTATTAGATGCAAGGTTTATTAGACCGAAAAAGGCCCCTTATGGAGCCCCAGTATTgtttcaaaagaagaaagacaGAAGCCTCCAGTTATGCATCGACTACCGGCTTCGAACAAGCTCACAGTTCGCAATAAGTACCCCCTTCCTATCATCACAGACTTTTTTGATCGGCTCCACGGTGCCAGATATTTCTCAAAACTGGATCTGCGGTCGGG ATGGACACATCATCGCATATGAGACTAGGAAATTGAATGATGCAGAACAGAGGTATGCCGCCTCTGAGAAGGAGATATTGGCAGTAGTTCACTACTTGAGGGCCTGGAGTCTGTATCTCTTAGAGGCCAAATTTGTAGTCAAGACTGACAATAACTCCATTTGCCACTTTTTCAACCAGCCGAAGTTATCGTCAAAGCAGGCACGGTGGCAGGAGTGTTTAACagaatttgatttccaatttgaGCATAGGCCAGGGAAATGCAACCAAGCGGCTAATGCTCTTAGTCGGAAGAGCGAACATACGGCCCTATGCATGTTCGCACACCTGAAAGCAAGTACGTTGAATGGAACTGTGCGAGAAACTGTCAAGACACACTTGGCAAATGACACATCGGTGTAG